A DNA window from Bacteroides cellulosilyticus contains the following coding sequences:
- a CDS encoding Rpn family recombination-promoting nuclease/putative transposase produces MMQQDKYIRFDWAVKRLLRQKANFDVLEGFLTVLLGEKVKILELLESESNQQTIDDKFNRVDIKARNSKDEIIIVEIQNTRELYYLERILYGVAKAITEHISLGERYYEVKKIYSISILYFDIGKGEDYLYHGQNIFVGVHTGDCLEVTTKEKNAIVHKLPAEIFPEYFLIRVNEFNKAAVTPLEEWIEYLKTGCIHPDTKTPGLEEARRKLIYYNMSQAEQHAYDEHLSAIMIQNDVLDGAKLEGFIEGKKDMARSLKKLGVPIETIIQSSGLSKEEIEAL; encoded by the coding sequence ATGATGCAACAAGACAAATACATTCGCTTTGATTGGGCCGTGAAAAGACTTTTGCGACAAAAAGCCAATTTCGATGTACTGGAAGGCTTCCTCACCGTGCTATTAGGCGAAAAAGTAAAGATACTGGAACTACTGGAAAGCGAGAGTAACCAACAAACGATAGATGATAAATTCAACCGTGTGGACATCAAAGCCAGAAATAGCAAAGATGAAATTATCATCGTAGAAATACAAAACACACGCGAACTTTACTATCTGGAACGCATCTTATACGGAGTGGCGAAAGCCATCACCGAGCATATCTCTTTGGGTGAACGCTATTATGAAGTGAAAAAGATTTATTCTATCAGCATCTTATATTTCGACATCGGCAAAGGAGAAGATTATCTATACCACGGCCAGAATATCTTCGTTGGTGTACATACAGGTGATTGCCTGGAAGTTACCACCAAGGAGAAAAATGCCATCGTACATAAACTTCCCGCCGAGATATTTCCCGAATATTTCCTGATCCGGGTGAATGAATTCAATAAAGCGGCCGTTACCCCATTGGAAGAATGGATAGAGTATTTGAAGACAGGCTGCATCCACCCCGACACGAAAACACCGGGACTGGAAGAAGCACGCCGAAAGTTGATTTATTACAATATGTCTCAGGCAGAGCAACATGCTTATGATGAGCATTTGAGTGCCATCATGATACAGAATGATGTACTGGATGGAGCAAAACTGGAAGGATTCATTGAAGGTAAAAAGGACATGGCCCGGAGCCTGAAAAAATTAGGTGTTCCTATAGAGACCATCATACAAAGCTCCGGTTTGTCCAAAGAAGAAATAGAAGCACTGTGA